One region of Bacillus zhangzhouensis genomic DNA includes:
- a CDS encoding cytochrome ubiquinol oxidase subunit I, protein MSELFLARFQFASTTLFHFIFVPMSIGLVFIVAFMQTLYVVKKKDIYKKMAKFWGHLFLLNFAVGVVTGILQEFQFGMNWSDYSRFVGDVFGAPLAIEALLAFFLESTFIGLWIFGWDRLPKKIHLLCIWLVSLGTIFSAFWILLANSFMQEPVGFAIKNGRAEMNDFGALVTNPQLWVEFPHVLFGALATGAFFIAGVSAYKMIKKQEIAFFKKSFQIAMVLALISGLAVAFSGHDQAKHLMKSQPMKMAASEALWKDSGDPAAWTLFANIDTDKKENSAEINIPFALSYLAYQKFSGDVPGMLTLQKEYEAKFGPGDYIPPVKTTFWSFRIMVGAGMLMIFASMIGLYLSFRKKLETNKWFLRFMIGMIAFPFIANSAGWIMTEIGRQPWTVFGMMTTAQSISPNVSYGMLLFSVISFTTMYLILAILLAYLFMREIKKGAHSEEDTDQKDETDLSTDPFDGGAYHGIS, encoded by the coding sequence GTGAGTGAGCTGTTTTTAGCAAGATTTCAATTTGCTTCAACGACATTATTTCATTTTATTTTTGTTCCTATGTCAATAGGTTTGGTGTTTATCGTCGCATTCATGCAGACACTTTATGTCGTCAAGAAAAAAGACATCTATAAAAAGATGGCGAAGTTTTGGGGTCACCTGTTCTTACTTAACTTTGCAGTAGGTGTGGTGACAGGGATTCTGCAGGAATTCCAGTTTGGGATGAACTGGTCAGATTATTCAAGGTTTGTCGGTGATGTTTTTGGTGCACCGCTTGCCATTGAAGCGCTTTTGGCCTTTTTCCTTGAATCTACATTTATTGGACTTTGGATATTCGGCTGGGATCGTCTGCCCAAGAAGATTCATTTATTGTGCATTTGGCTTGTTTCCCTTGGTACGATCTTTTCGGCGTTTTGGATTTTACTCGCCAACTCATTTATGCAGGAGCCAGTCGGATTTGCCATTAAAAACGGCCGTGCAGAAATGAATGATTTTGGCGCTCTTGTGACGAACCCTCAGCTTTGGGTTGAGTTCCCGCACGTTCTGTTTGGTGCACTGGCAACAGGTGCTTTCTTTATTGCAGGAGTTAGTGCCTATAAAATGATCAAAAAACAAGAAATCGCCTTTTTCAAAAAATCATTCCAGATTGCGATGGTCCTCGCTCTCATTTCAGGCTTAGCTGTGGCGTTCTCTGGACATGATCAAGCGAAGCATTTAATGAAATCACAGCCAATGAAAATGGCAGCAAGTGAAGCCCTTTGGAAGGATAGTGGAGATCCAGCGGCTTGGACACTATTTGCCAACATTGACACAGATAAAAAAGAAAACTCTGCTGAGATCAATATTCCGTTTGCCTTAAGTTATTTGGCTTATCAGAAGTTTAGTGGAGATGTTCCAGGCATGCTGACACTTCAAAAAGAATATGAAGCCAAATTTGGCCCTGGAGACTACATTCCACCAGTGAAAACAACATTCTGGAGCTTTAGAATCATGGTCGGTGCCGGAATGCTGATGATTTTTGCTAGTATGATTGGCTTGTACTTGAGCTTTAGAAAGAAACTAGAAACAAACAAATGGTTTTTACGCTTCATGATAGGGATGATTGCGTTCCCGTTTATTGCGAACTCAGCCGGCTGGATCATGACTGAGATCGGGCGTCAGCCGTGGACCGTCTTTGGTATGATGACGACGGCTCAATCAATTTCACCGAACGTATCGTATGGCATGCTGTTATTCTCAGTCATTAGCTTTACGACGATGTATTTGATTCTTGCCATCTTGCTTGCATACTTATTCATGCGAGAAATTAAAAAAGGTGCACATTCTGAAGAGGATACAGATCAAAAGGATGAAACGGACCTGTCTACAGATCCATTTGATGGAGGCGCATATCATGGCATATCTTAA
- a CDS encoding heme oxygenase, producing MIIVNNQVRVEKGSADHLVKRFNKEGQVEYMEGFLGMEVWVTQQTTDYDEVTIHTRWNRKEDFVNWTKSQAFGDAHAHGKAKPEGLLKNKITYYEVQVTRPALQKKA from the coding sequence ATGATCATTGTAAACAACCAGGTTAGAGTAGAAAAAGGCAGTGCAGACCACCTCGTTAAGCGTTTTAACAAAGAGGGGCAAGTAGAATACATGGAAGGGTTTTTAGGCATGGAAGTCTGGGTTACACAGCAGACAACCGATTACGATGAAGTGACCATTCATACTCGCTGGAATCGAAAAGAAGACTTTGTGAACTGGACAAAATCTCAGGCGTTTGGAGATGCACACGCTCACGGAAAAGCGAAACCTGAAGGACTATTAAAAAACAAAATTACGTACTATGAAGTCCAAGTGACAAGACCTGCTTTACAGAAAAAAGCCTAA
- the cydD gene encoding thiol reductant ABC exporter subunit CydD: MDKRLLQLKGMRGLLALLGIVSLIQGASIIFQAQWLAHAITTLFDGKSISQATPYVLLFLAAFLVRHGLTLIREKVMFTYSSRIGADVRKQLLDQLFRLGPAFAKKKGTGKLVTLAMEGIAQYRQYLQLFLPKMVNMAVIPAMVLIYVWTLDETSAVILIVTLPILIIFMILLGLVAQRKAAKQWRSYEKLSNHFTDSLRGLETLRYLGISKKHSRNIAEVSKRYRKATMSTLKVAFLSSFALDFFSMLSIATVAVFLGLKLIEGELLLLPALTVLMLAPEYFLPVREVGNDYHATLNGKEANEAMQVILEEKGFRTQETPSVQLNKWDEQSVLTLQDVCVQHDEHAPYSIQDVDLTVKGKKKIGIIGASGSGKSTLTDVLGGFVEPSSGQITLNGQPLVHLQMKEWQKEVVYMPQHPYLFHMTLRENIRFYEPNATDEEVERAVHEAGLSQLVAQLPKGLDEVIGEQGRELSGGQAQRIALARTVLGERSIMLLDEPTAHLDIETEYELKKTMLPLFEHKLVFLATHRLHWMPDMDEIIVMDQGTIAEMGTHESLMQRKGVYYQLVQEQMGAVTHGQ; encoded by the coding sequence ATGGATAAACGTTTGCTTCAACTAAAAGGAATGAGAGGGCTTCTGGCCCTCTTAGGTATTGTGTCACTCATCCAAGGAGCAAGTATTATTTTCCAAGCACAGTGGCTGGCACATGCCATTACAACGCTGTTTGACGGGAAAAGCATCTCGCAGGCAACGCCTTATGTTCTGCTGTTTCTTGCTGCCTTTCTTGTGCGGCATGGTCTCACCTTGATTCGGGAGAAGGTCATGTTTACCTACTCTTCCCGAATTGGAGCAGACGTTAGAAAGCAGCTGCTAGACCAACTCTTTCGATTAGGGCCTGCCTTCGCAAAGAAAAAAGGGACAGGAAAGCTTGTTACATTAGCAATGGAAGGAATTGCTCAATACCGTCAGTATTTACAGCTGTTTTTGCCGAAAATGGTGAATATGGCAGTGATTCCGGCAATGGTCCTTATCTATGTGTGGACATTAGATGAAACATCGGCCGTCATTTTAATTGTGACACTGCCAATTCTAATTATTTTTATGATTTTGCTAGGCCTTGTGGCTCAGCGTAAAGCGGCCAAACAATGGAGATCGTATGAGAAATTATCCAATCATTTTACTGACTCTCTCCGTGGGCTTGAGACACTTCGTTACTTAGGTATCAGCAAAAAACACTCCCGTAATATTGCGGAGGTGTCAAAGCGATATCGAAAAGCAACCATGAGCACACTGAAGGTCGCCTTTCTGTCTTCGTTTGCGCTCGATTTCTTTTCCATGCTATCGATTGCAACCGTCGCTGTTTTTCTTGGCTTGAAATTAATTGAAGGAGAGCTTCTGTTATTGCCAGCTTTAACGGTGCTTATGCTGGCGCCGGAGTATTTCCTGCCGGTACGTGAAGTAGGAAACGATTATCATGCAACGTTAAATGGAAAAGAAGCGAATGAAGCCATGCAGGTCATTTTAGAAGAAAAGGGCTTCCGCACTCAGGAGACACCATCCGTTCAGCTGAATAAGTGGGATGAACAATCCGTTCTCACGCTGCAGGATGTTTGTGTCCAGCATGATGAACATGCCCCTTATTCAATTCAGGATGTCGATCTCACTGTCAAAGGAAAGAAAAAAATTGGCATCATTGGTGCCAGTGGTTCAGGGAAATCGACGTTAACCGATGTACTTGGCGGCTTTGTTGAACCGTCTTCGGGTCAAATCACGCTAAACGGCCAGCCGCTTGTTCATTTACAGATGAAGGAATGGCAAAAGGAAGTTGTCTATATGCCGCAGCATCCCTATTTATTTCATATGACATTAAGAGAAAACATTCGTTTTTATGAACCGAATGCAACAGACGAAGAAGTGGAAAGAGCTGTACATGAGGCTGGCTTATCTCAGCTGGTTGCGCAGTTGCCAAAGGGTCTGGATGAAGTTATTGGAGAACAGGGAAGAGAGCTAAGCGGCGGACAGGCGCAAAGAATTGCGCTTGCTCGAACTGTGCTGGGCGAGCGGTCCATTATGCTGTTAGATGAACCAACGGCGCATCTCGATATTGAAACAGAGTATGAACTGAAGAAAACAATGCTTCCGCTGTTTGAACATAAACTGGTGTTCTTAGCGACACACAGGCTCCATTGGATGCCGGACATGGATGAAATCATTGTCATGGATCAAGGAACCATTGCAGAAATGGGGACACATGAATCATTAATGCAAAGAAAAGGTGTGTACTATCAATTGGTACAGGAACAAATGGGGGCGGTCACACATGGTCAGTAA
- the cydB gene encoding cytochrome d ubiquinol oxidase subunit II has translation MAYLNEIWFILVAVLFVGFFFLEGFDFGVGMSMQLLGKDAHERRILINTIGPFWDANEVWLITAGGAIFAAFPHWYATMFSGYYIPFAVLLLALIGRGVAFEFRGKVEKASWIKAWDWVIFFGSLLPPFLLGVLFTSILRGMPIDQDMNMYADFTDFVNLYSVIGGVAVTVLCLLHGLIFVTLRTEGDLRDRARKLGRRVLLIALPVLVIFVGVSIIETDMYTVRPIVTIPLTVLIVVCYAAALVLMRKERDGWTFLFTGAGIMMTVTMLFTALFPRVMISSINHSFDLTIQNAASGSYSLTVMTIVAISLLPFVLGYQIWSYYVFRKRVSGKEPMTY, from the coding sequence ATGGCATATCTTAACGAGATTTGGTTTATTCTTGTCGCAGTATTATTTGTTGGCTTTTTCTTCTTAGAAGGATTTGATTTTGGTGTCGGGATGTCCATGCAGCTGCTTGGAAAGGACGCGCACGAGCGCCGCATTTTAATCAATACGATTGGTCCTTTCTGGGATGCGAATGAGGTCTGGCTGATTACAGCTGGGGGCGCTATTTTTGCTGCATTCCCTCACTGGTATGCCACGATGTTCAGCGGATACTATATTCCGTTTGCAGTTCTGCTCTTAGCGCTCATTGGGCGCGGAGTCGCCTTTGAATTCCGAGGGAAGGTGGAGAAAGCCTCTTGGATCAAAGCATGGGACTGGGTGATCTTCTTTGGCAGTCTGCTGCCGCCGTTTCTGCTCGGTGTGTTATTCACGAGTATTTTACGCGGGATGCCAATTGATCAAGACATGAACATGTACGCTGATTTCACGGACTTTGTTAATCTTTACTCAGTGATCGGCGGGGTAGCTGTGACGGTTCTTTGTCTTCTGCACGGATTGATTTTCGTCACACTTCGTACAGAGGGTGATTTAAGAGATCGTGCAAGAAAACTAGGCCGGCGTGTTCTGCTCATTGCATTGCCTGTTCTTGTCATATTTGTCGGTGTGTCCATCATTGAAACAGATATGTATACCGTACGCCCGATCGTCACCATTCCGTTAACTGTGCTGATTGTGGTTTGTTATGCAGCTGCTCTTGTTTTGATGAGGAAAGAACGTGATGGCTGGACATTCTTATTCACAGGCGCAGGCATCATGATGACGGTGACCATGCTTTTCACTGCATTGTTCCCGCGCGTCATGATTAGTTCAATCAATCATTCATTTGATCTCACGATTCAAAATGCTGCATCTGGATCTTATTCACTGACGGTCATGACGATTGTTGCCATTTCTTTGCTACCCTTTGTGCTTGGGTATCAAATTTGGAGCTATTACGTCTTCCGTAAACGTGTAAGCGGTAAGGAGCCAATGACTTACTAA